Sequence from the Bacteroidales bacterium genome:
AGATATTGAATCGAGAATTGCAGAACATTTAAGAGAAACTATTAAAACACAAAATCAGGCTGTCGACATTAATGATATTAACAGAATTATCAAAATTATGGGCGAGCCTGGTGAAATTGAAGGAGAAGAAAATATGAAAAATGATTATCAAAATGATTACAGATCGTATCGCCGGTTGTACCGCGATACTGACGACAAGATTATTGGTGGCGTTTGCGCCGGTATGGGCCATTACTGGAGGGTTGAGCCCTTGCTACTAAGAATTATTATTATTCTTTTAACTGTATTTGGTGTATTTCCAGGTCTCATCATCTACATTATCCTCTGGATTGTGATCCCGCCTGCCCTTACCAACACCCAGAAGCTTGAAATGAGAGGCGAACCCGTTACTGCCGATAATATTGGCAAATCATTTAATAAATAGTAACAACTTTAATACAATAACGCTATGGATTTAGATAATTCAAAAGCCCAAATGAGGAAAGGTGTGCTTGAACTATGCATACTTTCTATCCTCTCCCGTGGTGACGCATATACAACCGATTTGATTAACAAGTTAAAAGAGGCCAGAATGATAGTTGTAGAAGGGACTCTTTACCCAATGCTCACCAGACAAAAAAATGCGGGTCTCCTAAGCTATCGCTGGGAAGAATC
This genomic interval carries:
- a CDS encoding PadR family transcriptional regulator, with the translated sequence MDLDNSKAQMRKGVLELCILSILSRGDAYTTDLINKLKEARMIVVEGTLYPMLTRQKNAGLLSYRWEESPQGPPRKYYTLTEKGHTYLTDLDSGWNELVETVNAIRTIH
- a CDS encoding PspC domain-containing protein; translated protein: MKKTTTVSLSGSIFTLEEDAYNVLNGYLKRLEFHFSKEEGKQEIISDIESRIAEHLRETIKTQNQAVDINDINRIIKIMGEPGEIEGEENMKNDYQNDYRSYRRLYRDTDDKIIGGVCAGMGHYWRVEPLLLRIIIILLTVFGVFPGLIIYIILWIVIPPALTNTQKLEMRGEPVTADNIGKSFNK